A window of Clostridium sp. Marseille-P299 contains these coding sequences:
- a CDS encoding AI-2E family transporter: protein MELSKNNMKKLMGLILFTVAVYVCFDNVDVVLHTLRTIIGLISPFILGGCIAFIMNVPMRVIERNLFRNEKLKKIKRPVSILLTLIFIIGIIFIVTFVIFPELLRTIGVLVNSIPEFGQRVQTQLTELVKKYPELQKYVTEFQIDWNRIDWEMLAKNILGFAQSFTSNMLSSTIGIVGSIVSGVANFIIGFVFAIYILTQKENLSRQAKKILYAYLPEKRAERTIYIFSLAENTFSNFLSGQCTEAIILGCMFFVAMTIFKFPYALLVGVLIAFTALIPIFGAFIGCFIGAFLILMISPIQALWFIVLFNVLQQIEGNLIYPHVVGGSVGLPSIWVLFAVTVGGNLMGIFGMLIFIPICSVIYALLRTAVNKRLNKREIPKDKFDPKPFLGPKEEDKKDSKRLENLGKTEETKKNNKNQKNNMLKDMKQTLGETINKVNPTNTKKNNIKNAKDQSKSNNSSFTKIDR, encoded by the coding sequence ATGGAATTAAGCAAGAATAATATGAAAAAATTAATGGGATTAATCCTGTTTACCGTTGCTGTTTACGTGTGCTTTGACAATGTCGATGTTGTTTTACATACGCTAAGGACGATTATAGGGTTGATATCCCCATTTATTCTAGGTGGATGTATTGCATTTATAATGAATGTTCCAATGAGGGTAATTGAAAGAAATTTATTTCGAAATGAAAAACTAAAGAAAATTAAACGCCCAGTTAGTATATTACTAACCTTAATATTTATAATTGGAATAATCTTTATCGTAACTTTTGTTATCTTTCCAGAGTTACTTAGAACGATAGGAGTTTTAGTTAATAGTATCCCTGAATTTGGTCAAAGAGTTCAAACGCAGTTGACGGAGCTTGTAAAGAAATATCCTGAACTTCAAAAATATGTAACAGAATTTCAGATTGACTGGAACAGAATTGATTGGGAGATGCTTGCAAAAAATATACTTGGATTTGCGCAAAGTTTTACTTCTAATATGCTTAGCTCAACCATTGGAATCGTAGGCTCAATCGTAAGCGGAGTAGCTAATTTCATAATTGGATTTGTATTTGCAATTTATATTCTTACACAGAAAGAAAATTTATCAAGACAAGCAAAGAAAATCTTGTATGCATATCTACCAGAAAAAAGAGCAGAAAGAACGATTTATATTTTTTCATTGGCGGAAAATACATTTTCAAACTTTTTATCTGGTCAGTGTACAGAGGCAATTATATTGGGGTGTATGTTCTTTGTAGCGATGACAATATTTAAGTTCCCTTATGCGTTACTAGTGGGGGTATTAATTGCATTTACAGCATTAATCCCTATCTTTGGAGCTTTTATTGGATGTTTTATTGGTGCCTTTTTGATTTTAATGATTAGTCCAATTCAAGCACTATGGTTTATTGTTTTATTTAATGTATTACAACAAATAGAAGGAAACTTAATTTACCCACATGTTGTAGGAGGTTCCGTTGGATTACCTTCAATTTGGGTGCTTTTTGCAGTTACCGTTGGTGGTAACCTTATGGGTATCTTCGGTATGCTTATCTTTATTCCGATTTGTTCTGTAATATATGCGCTTCTTCGTACAGCGGTTAATAAAAGACTTAATAAGCGTGAAATACCAAAAGATAAATTTGACCCGAAACCATTTTTGGGACCTAAAGAAGAGGATAAAAAAGATTCTAAAAGGTTAGAAAACTTAGGTAAAACGGAAGAGACTAAAAAAAACAATAAGAATCAAAAAAACAATATGTTAAAAGATATGAAACAGACATTAGGTGAAACTATTAATAAAGTGAATCCTACAAACACAAAAAAGAATAATATAAAAAATGCTAAGGACCAATCAAAGTCAAACAACAGCAGTTTCACTAAGATAGATCGTTAG